In the genome of Candidatus Methylacidiphilales bacterium, one region contains:
- a CDS encoding YcxB family protein yields MKICYNLTRLDLLHARVVRLLANRPQIVLLLAISGFFLITAFTQEANASKDVTYKIIYAGIEIVFVVGAGLVGGVLMIVAQCLTTKGKGVLGKHTLEVTDEGLVETTEYNTSIHRWPAFHKVTKSRGFLWIFVTDSLIHIVPLKRPLLEGNLADFVEQIKRRTESA; encoded by the coding sequence ATGAAGATCTGTTATAACCTCACACGTTTGGATTTATTACACGCACGAGTTGTCCGATTGCTGGCAAACCGCCCACAGATTGTTCTGCTCCTCGCTATATCAGGGTTCTTCCTCATCACAGCATTCACCCAGGAAGCCAATGCTTCCAAGGATGTGACCTACAAGATCATATATGCTGGTATTGAGATTGTTTTCGTTGTCGGAGCTGGACTGGTGGGAGGCGTTCTCATGATTGTCGCGCAGTGTCTAACGACGAAAGGAAAGGGAGTCTTGGGCAAACACACGTTGGAAGTGACTGATGAAGGTTTGGTTGAAACAACAGAATACAACACATCGATTCACCGCTGGCCGGCATTTCACAAAGTGACTAAATCGCGAGGGTTTCTTTGGATCTTTGTTACGGACTCACTCATCCACATTGTACCACTAAAGCGCCCGCTACTGGAGGGGAACCTAGCGGACTTTGTCGAACAGATTAAACGGAGGACGGAAAGTGCCTAA
- a CDS encoding DUF420 domain-containing protein has product MRVEDLPLLNATLNGLTTIFLLAGWIAIKSGRVDVHRKLMATAFCASTLFLISYLVHKALHGHTPFQGHGWIRPVYFGLLLSHTILAVLNLPLVLRVLYLAVSGRFAEHRRLARWVFPLWLYVSVTGVFVYLMLYQWFRP; this is encoded by the coding sequence ATGAGAGTGGAAGACCTGCCGCTGCTCAATGCCACATTGAACGGCCTGACCACGATTTTTCTGCTGGCGGGCTGGATTGCGATCAAGTCAGGGCGCGTGGATGTCCATCGCAAACTGATGGCGACTGCGTTTTGCGCCTCGACGCTTTTTTTGATTTCCTACCTGGTCCACAAGGCGCTGCACGGGCATACCCCCTTTCAGGGTCATGGCTGGATTCGCCCGGTTTATTTTGGCCTGTTGCTCTCGCATACGATTCTGGCGGTGCTGAATCTTCCGCTGGTTTTGCGCGTGTTGTATCTGGCGGTTTCGGGCCGTTTTGCGGAGCATCGCCGCCTGGCGCGCTGGGTTTTCCCGCTTTGGCTGTATGTTTCCGTCACCGGGGTGTTTGTGTATCTGATGCTCTATCAGTGGTTCAGACCCTGA